A stretch of DNA from Corvus cornix cornix isolate S_Up_H32 chromosome 13, ASM73873v5, whole genome shotgun sequence:
AAGGTTTCCACACCTGCGGCTCGATGCCGGCATTCCTGGTGGAGTAGGAGGGCCGGGGTGCCTGGAAGCCTGCCTTGGCCCGGGGCGGCAGCAGGCGGCACGGGGAggccagcagcacctcagccgGGGCTCCAGGACTGGCATGGCTGTTGTGAGTCAGGGGCAGAGCCCCGGCAGcactggggaaggggctggcagTGGTCTGGCCGGCACTGGGCACCACAGGGGGATGCCAAACCGGAGAAGGAGGCAACGGAGAGGTCGGGCAGGAGGCTTGCTGGGTGTAGGGGTAGGAGTCGGGAAGAGAGGGTCTGAGTGGAGGCATCTCCTGGGGCATGGACCTTGCTGGCCCCTTGGATGGGGAGAGGATGAAGAGAGAAGACTGGAGCTGGTAAGGCTGGTGCTTGGAGatctccagctccttctgggACACCTCGTTCTCCCCTAGGTTGCTGCCATACAGTGATGCAGGAGGGGTTTTGGAGGGCCTGCTGGGACTCTTGGAGGGGCGTCTGGAGACCATGGGTGACAGATAAGCATTGTTATCAAACTTCCAGGAGGGAGGTAGGGACATGGTGGGTGATGGGGACCGTAACAACTCGGGCTGAGAGGGGGCCTCAATGATGAACTTCTCCATCCTGGACTGCCGGCGGGCAAAGAGCTCAGCCCCCTTCCCTCTCGCTTCACTGAGGAtgtggctgggctgtggcttCTTCTTGGGCTGGATGGTGGGAGACTTGAGGCAGGAGGACCATGCCGGAGCATCCTCAGCTGGCGGGAGGTGCTGCACacccctggctgtgctgttggGAACAAAGTTCGAAGCTTCAGCCCCGAGGGCGAAGGGCTCATCCTCGGCACTGGGCTCCCCGTGctccttctgcttctttctgctATCTGCACTCTGAACCAGGTCCAGCAGGTCGGGGTTGGGGCCCAGCTTCGGCTTCTCCACGAAGGTGAACATGGACTTTCTGCTGGCTCTCCGGGCAGCCGACTCCTCCAGATCCCTGTTTTGGGCAAGGGGTTTGGTCCGCTCACCCCGCAGCTCAGGAGGGGATCTGGCAGCATCTTCTGCTCCTGGGTAGGGTACAGGGCCGAGTAGGCGGGGGGGGCGGACACGGGTGAGCGGTGGGGGGCTGCTGAGGGTCTCTGCATAGGTTGGTGGTGGGGGCAGCTCGGGGGCAGGAGGTTCCTCGGCCGGCTGGGCACTGGCAGGGGATGCTTGGGTGCCAAAGGGTCTGGCTGTCCGGTTCTTCACAGGCTTGGGCTTGGCCAGGGTGAGATGGACCTCATAGTACTGCCGGCCCTGTGCCCCGTTCTGCTGCTGCCCGGCTGGGGATGCCATCCCTGTGGCTGTCCCCGCTGGCGCGCTGGGCACCTCTCTCGGCACCTCACCGAGCACCTCACTGGGCACTTCGATGTTCTTCCCCTCCTCGAGGCTCTGTGGCAGGACAAGAGCAGCCGTGTTTGGCCCTGCAGGGGCTCCTCCATTTCCGAGCGCCTCCACCCCTCTCTCCATCCTGCCggctgcctgctcctgcacGCCGTTGGTGGCAGCCGATGCCATGTTCTCCTTCAGGTAAACACTGAGTGGGACCTGCTGGGCTTCAGCAGGAAGCTCCTGGCACGGGGAGGCGTTTGCCAGCATCCCTTCTCCTGGATTGCCAGGCTGGTCGGGCTCCGGCTTCATCCCctgcccctggccctgctccatgGCCGCTTGCCGAGGCTGGGGCTCAGGGCTCAGCGGCAGCCCCCCGCCATGCCCGGCCCCGTGAGCCCCTCAACGCGCTGCCTGCGCCGGTGGAACAGCAGGACGCCCTTGGAGCTGGGGCCGGGTGCCGTGGTGAGCTGAGCCGCGATCCTCTGGCTCCGCGCCTTCGCCTCCTTCAGCTCCTTCTCCGAGAGGCTGGCTGCGGGAGAGacctgggcagaggagagagggggaTTAGGGCGCTCAGTGGGAATGTGGGGTGTCAGTCATCCCCGCCCAGGACTGGCAGCCCTTCCTCCACCTATCCCCCGGCACCCCAActccttccctggcagctgggggaaggcaggagagatgCACCGGGGCTGCGGTACACGGTCCGGGGGCAATGGGGACCCAGCGCAGCCCCCACCAAGATGCTGGGACAGATGGGAAAGCCCAGGGGACACCTAGTGACGCTCTGGACCTGTCCGCCATCCCACGCCGTGTTTCGGCTGGGTTCTGCGCGCCCACCGCACTGACCATATGGGAAAGGAATTTCTCCGAGCAAGTCTCCTGGAAGCTCACATGGCTTCGGCCCCCAGCTCAAAGAGGCAGTGGCAGGGAAGAGGCCAGCgtgtgtccccagcccctcgCCCCGAATCCCGGCATGCTCAGCCCCGAGCGGGCAGGACATAAACCCGGGGACAGCAGGGCCATGCCAACCCACCCCGACCTCACAGCAAGGCCGGTGGGCAGCCCCGGCGGGGGACTCATGAATGGAGCAACACGAGATGGCAGCAGCCGACAGAAGCTGTGCAGATCCTGCCCAGCTGGACACAGACGCGGACACAGCGAGGAGCCACCTTCACGCCTCGGGACTCAGCACAAGTGCTAAAAGCAACGCGCTAAAAGCCTGGCGCCTTCTCCTGAGCCGGACAGAGGTCAGGGCACCAGCCCTTCCCTAAGACCGAAAGGATGTGGAGCTGCCGGGAATGCATTTTCTCAGGGTGAGCAATTTCCTATGAGCTTACCCCCCCCGAAAGCACCCGTGGGAAGGGCAGTGTCTCCCACCCTGCCGAGGCCACTGCTGGGCACGGACACCAGCGCCGACCGCCAGCATCACCCCCGCACCCAGCAAGGGTGCAGCCCCCTCTCCAAAGGCACTGCCGGGATGGCTCTGATGGGTGTCTCTGCTCTGGCCCCAGCAGGGAGGTGGGTGGCCGAGACCGCCCGCTCCTAGCCctgctcctctttccttctcattcCTTCCCGTCTTCCCTTCCTTCATGTGTTCCTCATTTTCTTGCCTTCTGTGCTGCTTGGGAGTCTTCCAGGATATTTTCAGCAGTGGCTCAGCCTACCAGcgagggaagggatggatgaCTAAGCCAAATCCTTCCAGCAAGCCCAGGGTAAGCAGGAGGGCTGCTGGAACCGGGCAACTCCTCTTCCTCACCCTtcatccctcctgcctccctcagcACCCAGCAAGTCCCTGCACACCGCTGAGGTGTGCAGGATGCCCTGGATGAAGTCTTCAGGCTGCCCGACGGGAGGGTTTTGTTTGGGCAGGgggcagaggaggcagagatGCCAGTGGAAACTCTCCTGGAGACGAGGAGCCCGTCGGCAGCGGCGACGCCGGCGGCCGGTCCCCCCCGGTTCGCGGCCAGCATTGTTTAACGCCCCATTTCTATTTGCTTTGGCGGCGGCACAGAGCGGGGCCGCTGCTTCCTCCGGCCGGGCTGGCTGGAGGGCGGCCAGCACCGCGGCTCCCGCTCCGCGGGGTCACCCTCGCCGCCTTTATCTCCGAAACGGGGGAGAAACACGGCCAAGGAGCCGCTGAGAAACAAGCCACAGGCTCCAGATGTCTGCGGGTTTCGTGCTCCGAGCGGAGCCTCCTCGCTTCCTCGGAGGCCGGGGCTGCCTAAGAAGCCGAGCTCTCGGCGGAGCCATTTCGCAGCCTCTTGCTCTTGCTACTGCCTTTTAACAGCAAACGAGGGGCCCTGGGGGATCTCCTCCGTGCTGGAGGGATGACTCAGCTCTTGGCCAGCCCGTCCCTGCTTGGACTAGCCGCCAAATACACTCCCACGTAGCCGGGACCAATACTGGGATTTGCCCACCGGGATTTCTTCCCTGGGTgtctccatccctggatgtCGCCACAGGCACGGGCATCACTCCGGGCCAGGGTGCGCTCCAGGGTGGACTCCCCCACCTGAAACCCCTTCCCTCAGATCTATTCCCACCCATACCCATCCCCTCCGCTCTTCCAGCAGCCGCTCTGCCCCTGCCCACCCAGCACCCACCAGTCCTGGGCTGGTCCACCTGAGTCCAAAGGAAACGAATCCCTCAGGATACTACTTGGGATGCTGAGGGTAAGAATTGCTCTTCACATCCAATTTTTATGACACAGATGAAGAGCACCAAAGTCTCCAGCAGTCCAGAGGAAATTGCTCCAGCCTGATCCGTAGGATGAGGTTATTCACCCAGTGCAGGAGCCTTTATCCATCTGCCATGGTGTCTGGAGGGGTTCTGCCACCTGGGGCAGTTTCTGCACCACTCACTCCCCTCCCAGCCACAGAGAACATTCCATCATCCTTCCCTGCCATCTCCTGGCAGCTGGTAGCCCTGGGTGGGCTCTGGCTGGTTCttttccccagccccaggcaggcaggagggaggtgaATGCACTGAGATGTTCAggtgctggggaggagaaggagaaggggcATGGGGTCTAAGGCAACCAAAGCAGTGCAGGGAGGAGGCGAAAGTAAAATTATGTGTGTCCtggtgcagcactggcagctggtTTCCACCCAGTACCCTGAGCCCTGTCCAAAATCCTAAGGATGAcagcttctccttccttccttcctgccttccttccttccttcctgccttcctgccttcctgccttccttccttcctgccttcctgccttcctgccttccttcctgccttccttccttcctgcctgccttcctgccttccttcctgcctgccttcctgccttccttcctgccttccttccttccttccttccttcctgccttccttccttcctgcctgccttcctgccttccttcctgccttcctgcctgccttcctgccttcctgcctgcctgcctgccttccttccttcctgcctgcctgcctgccttcctgccttccttcctgccttcctgccttccttccttcctgccttccttcctgcctgcctgcctgcctgccttccttccttcctgccttcctttcctgccctgcctgcctgccttcctgccttccttcctgccttcctgccttcctgccttccttcctgccttcctgccttcctgccttcctgccttccttccctcccacacCATACGCTGTCTTGCCACGACGCTGTCTCTCTGAAAGAAGACATCTCCCCTCTCCAAATGTCCCATCTTATTCCAAGACAAGGAGCCCCACCAGCCCTCTCCACTGCCATGTGCCGTCACTGGGCCAGCCTTGGGTCCCTTGTGGTCCAAGGACGCTGGAGAAGGAGATGCTCCCTGTGCATCCTGTGCCCCATGGAACTGCCAGAGTCCTggcacagaggagcagctccaagTGCTGTTCTGGTTTAACACACTCCAGCTCTGGCCACAGGAGCCTATAGATCTCTATCTATGCATTTGTATATGCACTTGGTCTGTAGGTTTTCCGTTACTCCAGGGGTGACTTCCTGAACATCCCCCAAGTGCAGAGCTTAACAGCTTCTTGCCGAGCTGTCAGTCATCCTTCCCACGGCATGTACAGTGCTCTCTCCTCCAGAGCGAGGATGACGAAGGTGATGACAGGCATTTTTCTTGCTCTCACTTCCTggacagatgggaaaaaaaattccttccatcTCAGCTTTCCATGCAAAGGATGGATCCCCCTGAAGGGTGCTAAAGCAGGATGTCTGAAGTACAGCCAGCGAAGGCTGGAATCATCATCTGACCCCAGATGAAGGCGAAGGATGTATCAGACATGGCTTGTGGACCCATCCTGCTCTAAGATGGACTCCAAGAGCTGAAATGGGATGAAGATTTGGCCTTAAATTGCAGTTTCACTGAACTGACAGATTCAGTGAAAGCTGATGGTCTTGACATTGCTGGGATGacacaggaaggaaagcagggacTTGGAAGCTGTGCCTAGTGAGAAGTCCTTGTACAGAGAAGCCAAGAGGTACCCAAGTCCTAATGGGACCAGCAGGATGCAACAGTTCACATGAAACCTTGGGTCAGAGCTGGCAGGTGACTCTGAAGTCTTCAGTTGGGCTCTGTCCCCTGGCCTGCTACAGGTTTGGATGCTCAGGCATCCTGATGCTGCAGCCCACCTTGGCCATGCTCAGGGTGTCCCACCAGACCACCCCCTGGCAGAGCACCCACCATCCATAACCAGCAGgtgctttttcccccttccaaaCATTTCTTGTGCTTCTGTGGGTCAACCCAAATGGTGCCTCTTGCTGGCAAAATCCCACTGGCAATACCAAGAGTGAAACCAAGACAAACCCCATTTCCAGAGGACGCAGTCTGTGCCACCTGACACTAACCCCACTGCACATCCACAGCCAGGCAATGCTGAGGAGAGGAGATCCAGTGTTTTCACCCAAACATTGAGGACTTTGGACACTGAGGAAATGTAAGCAGGTTTTTTGGCAGAGCGGCCAACTGGCCCCTTGCCCCAGCTACAGCTGTGCAGGATTTTTTGCAATGCATACCAGCTCACACACATTTAAGCCTGTGCACACAtttccctccagctcccagtTATCCCAAGTAATCTGCTGCTAGGAAAACACGGAGGGTAGCGCAGACAGGCAGCTGAGCTAGCTAGAAACGGATATGATTCAGACATATGGACAAAAAGATGACAATTTCTGCCTCATTCCCAGCTTCCAACCCTCCTATGCCCCAGATACGAAACCTTCATGAAGTTCTTATCCATGCTGGCCCTGCAGCCCTAAAAAAATCCTGCTCAAGTGGTGGGTGCTGTGGTGGGATCAACCTCGCCTGCCTGGCAGACGCTCTGTGCTGGGCCTCTCCACACGGCACCTTTGCCAGTGACAAAATGTGGCACAGCAAGAAAATTCGTTGCGCTTGCAAgttttccctgtgctctgtTCGCAGGGGCTTTGCTGGATNNNNNNNNNNNNNNNNNNNNNNNNNNNNNNNNNNNNNNNNNNNNNNNNNNNNNNNNNNNNNNNNNNNNNNNNNNNNNNNNNNNNNNNNNNNNNNNNNNNNGAACATCCCCCAAGTGCAGAGCTTAACAGCTTCTTGCCGAGCTGTCAGTCATCCTTCCCACGGCATGTACAGTGCTCTCTCCTCCAGAGCGAGGATGACGAAGGTGATGACAGGCATTTTTCTTGCTCTCACTTCCTggacagatgggaaaaaaaattccttccatcTCAGCTTTCCATGCAAAGGATGGATCCCCCTGAAGGGTGCTAAAGCAGGATGTCTGAAGTACAGCCAACGAAGGCTGGAATCATCATCTGACCCCAGATGAAGGTGAAGGATGTATCAGACATGGCTTGTGACCCATCCTGCTCTAAGATGGACTCCAAGAGCTGAAATGGGATGAAGATTTGGCCTTAAATTGCAGTTTCACTGAACTGACAGATTCAGTGAAAGCTGATGGTCTTGACATTGCTGGGATGacacaggaaggaaagcagggacTTGGAAGCTGTGCCTAGTGAGAAGTCCTTGTACAGAGAAGCCAAGAGGTACCCAAGTCCTAATGGGACCAGCAGGATGCAACAGTTCACATGAAACCTTGGGGTCAGAGCTGGCAGGTGACTCTGAAGTCTTCAGTTTGGGCTCTGTCCCTGGCCTGCTACAGGTTTGGATGCTCAGGCATCCTGATGCTGCAGCCCACCTTGGCCATGCTCAGGGTGTCCCACCAGACCACCCCCTGGCAGAGCACCCACCATCCATAACCAGCAGgtgctttttcccccttccaaaCATTTCTTGTGCTTCTGTGGGTCAACCCAAATGGTGCCTCTTGCTGGCAAAATCCCACTGGCAATACCAAGAGTGAAACCAAGACAAACCCCATTTCCAGAGGGACGCAGTCTGTGCCACCTGACACTAACCCCACTGCACATCCACAGCCAGGCAATGCTGAGGAGAGGAGATCCAGTGTTTTCACCCAAACATTGAGGACTTTGGACACTGAGGAAATGTAAGCAGGTTTTTTGGCAGAGCGGCCAACTGGCCCCTTGCCCCAGCTACAGCTGTGCAGGATTTTTTGCAATGCATACCAGCTCACACACATTTAAGCCTGTGCACACAtttccctccagctcccagtTATCCCAAGTAATCTGCTGCTAGGAAAACACGGAGGGTAGCGCAGACAGGCAGCTGAGCTAGCTAGAAACGGATATGATTCAGACATATGGACAAAAAGATGACAATTTTCTGCCTCATTCCCAGCTTCCAACCCTCCTATGCCCCAGATACGAAACCTTCATGAAGTTCTTATCCATGCTGGCCCTGCAGCCCTAAAAAGATCCTGCTCAAGTGGTGGGTGCTGTGGTGGGATCAACCTCGCCTGCCTGGCAGACGCTCTGTGCTGGGCCTCTCCACACGGGCACCTTTGCCAGTGACAAAATGTGGCACAGCAAGAAAATTCGTTGCGCTTGCAAgttttccctgtgctctgtTCGCAGGGGCTTTGCTGGATTTGGAGCTGTTTGCCTCCCCATGCTCCTCCCGGCTCGCAGCCGTGCCCGGCGCTCAGCACCCAAATCCTGATGAAATGGCCCCACAGGCTCCAAGCAGCGAGTCCTGGGGCACCCAATTCCCGCccggggcagggggagaagggggtGGTGGGGATTAAGTTTGAATGGGGGCTGTCTGCCCCTACCCAGTTCCTGGGAGGATGCagtgagcagccccagccccacgtGTGTCCACACTGGGCAAGAAGAGGCTGTTGCCACCGCCCAAGTGCAGGCAGCACCTTCCGCAGCTGGCTAAAATCAAGCTTTTATCTTTGGAAAAGGCGGCTGGAGCCGGGCAGACCTCCCCCAGGAGGACCTGCCATCCGTTCACCCCGAGGGCAGCAGAACCAGCCCATCCCACGGCCGGGTACCACGGGGACTCCATCCCGCCTGGAAAGCGCGTCCCACCCCCGCGGtgcccactgctgctggaaCTCGCTGCGACCCACCCCGGGCTACCAGGTCCCGGGGACAGCCCCGCCGAGCTGGTGCCCCGAGCCAGCGGCGCTGGCCTGGCGAGAGAAGGTCAAATGGCTCGGAGTGTCCCTGCGGGGTGGGCAGAGCGGGGAGGGCAGCGGAACGAAACGGGGCCTTTGCCTTGCACAATCCGTAAAGGAtccatcctgctgcctgccaaGCCGAGGGACAGACCTCGTGTCCCCAGCATGGGTGGCACGGCCAGGGGAGGTCATGTCCCTGAcgcaggggacaggggacatCGCCTGGGAAGAAGTTCTGCGGAGCTGGAAGGTGCGACCCTGCCGAGCCCCGAGGAGGACCCCCACGTCCCTCCGCGTCCCCGCCATGTGTCATCGCTGTGCCTCCCACGCCCCACATCGGACACCCGGGTGCCGGCAGAGGGACCCGACACCTGCCCCGCTCATTGCTGGA
This window harbors:
- the SYNPO gene encoding LOW QUALITY PROTEIN: synaptopodin (The sequence of the model RefSeq protein was modified relative to this genomic sequence to represent the inferred CDS: inserted 9 bases in 6 codons); its protein translation is MLRTRLQQFCLHPQPSCAMSGESAQLPCVCGTAKGDTEGDSSCWQERGSREGQSCHQLRDAPASEPGEQEARTGLLGGKSSGSCQRDPGGLNGDAPQPPSNGSSLALLDEPAAPPKCPGSAPELPPTADSPTANPSQEWKVVKIQRVLINPDFEPRKAGLGKRASLSEKELKEAKARSQRIAAQLTTAPGPSSKGVLLFHRRRQRVEGLXGAGHGGGLPLSPEPQPRQAAMEQGQGQGMKPEPDQPGNPGEGMLANASPCQELPAEAQQVPLSVYLKENMASAATNGVQEQAAGRMERGVEALGNGGAPAGPNTAALVLPQSLEEGKNIEVPSEVLGEVPREVPSAPAGTATGMASPAGQQQNGAQGRQYYEVHLTLAKPKPVKNRTARPFGTQASPASAQPAEEPPAPELPPPPTYAETLSSPPPLTRVRXPPAYSALYPTQEQKMLPDPLLSCGVSGPNPLPKTGXLEESAARRASRKSMFTFVEKPKLGPNPDLLDLVQSADSRKKQKEHGEPSAEDEPFALGAEASNFVPNSTARGVQHLPPAEDAPAWSSCLKSPTIQPKKKPQPSHILSEARGKGAELFARRQSRMEKFIIEAPSQPELLRSPSPTMSLPPSWKFDNNAYLSPMVSRRPSKSPSRPSKTPPASLYGSNLGENEVSQKELEISKHQPYQLQSSLFILSPSKGPARSMPQEMPPLRPSLPDSYPYTQQASCPTSPLPPSPVWHPPVVPSAGQTTASPFPSAAGALPLTHNSHASPGAPAEVLLASPCRLLPPRAKAGFQAPRPSYSTRNAGIEPQDRRSSLPASPTWTPRLAXAPGSLDGWASPASVPELDEGPPTSPPWSERSLSPLRQDADPRASRQMQARLARNIINAARRKSSSPKAVGLENSRPFTPISAGPPACPSXPRLGPRAPALQAASSVLGSLASPSPTHKSPLRSPRAGSPQFXCLPGMPRAAWAEGRRLLLPSSASSCPVPRLSPIPKSPLPSPVVGGRSPAKRCTSRSPTDSDVSLDSEDSGTKSPGIHSFNLCPRGWTSSLRLKTGGLPSGAPCTS